The following proteins are encoded in a genomic region of Streptomyces sp. SLBN-31:
- a CDS encoding MFS transporter yields MWPLYAAGFTTAFGAHGIAANLGGAGRDAVTSLLVLGGLLALYDGAEVLLKPVFGTIADRIGARPVLLGGLLGFAVASAVYVLADSPGWLWAARLGQGAAASAFSPAASALVSRLNPAAKQGRAFGSYGFYKSIGYTLGPLLGGVLVWAGGLRLLFTVLAVLGAAVAVWALVAVPVVPPLPRARQTVLDLARRLADQAFVVPTAALAGATAALSVGVGFLPVSGRVAGLGTVATGAAVSVLAACAAVVQPRAGRALDAGRLGARTGLTAGLLLAAAGLACAMLPGLAGLLLAAVLIGVGTGLITPLGFAALASATPPERLGQTMGAAELGRELGDAGGPLLVATVATTATLAYGYAALAVVLAAGTAVVAAAGVRREARVTESRDG; encoded by the coding sequence ATGTGGCCCTTGTACGCCGCCGGGTTCACCACCGCCTTCGGGGCGCACGGCATCGCCGCGAACCTCGGGGGCGCCGGTCGTGACGCCGTCACCTCGCTGCTGGTCCTGGGCGGTCTGCTGGCCCTGTACGACGGTGCCGAGGTGCTGCTGAAGCCGGTGTTCGGCACGATCGCCGACCGGATCGGGGCGCGGCCGGTACTGCTGGGCGGGCTCTTGGGCTTCGCGGTCGCGTCCGCGGTGTACGTCCTCGCGGACAGCCCGGGGTGGCTGTGGGCGGCGCGGCTCGGGCAGGGGGCGGCTGCGTCCGCGTTCTCGCCGGCCGCCTCCGCGCTGGTCTCGCGGCTCAATCCGGCGGCCAAGCAGGGGCGGGCGTTCGGGAGTTACGGCTTCTACAAGTCGATCGGGTACACGCTGGGTCCGCTGCTGGGCGGGGTGCTGGTGTGGGCGGGCGGGCTGCGGCTGCTGTTCACGGTGCTCGCGGTGCTCGGCGCGGCCGTCGCGGTGTGGGCGCTGGTCGCCGTACCCGTCGTACCGCCGCTCCCCCGGGCCCGGCAGACCGTGCTGGACCTGGCGCGGCGGCTCGCGGACCAGGCGTTCGTCGTGCCGACGGCGGCGCTCGCAGGGGCGACGGCCGCGCTGTCGGTCGGCGTGGGGTTCCTGCCGGTGTCCGGCAGGGTGGCGGGGCTCGGGACGGTGGCGACGGGGGCCGCGGTGTCGGTGCTGGCCGCCTGCGCGGCGGTCGTCCAGCCGCGGGCCGGCCGGGCGCTGGACGCGGGGCGGCTCGGCGCGCGCACCGGGCTCACCGCGGGGCTGCTGCTGGCCGCGGCGGGTCTGGCCTGCGCGATGTTGCCCGGTCTTGCGGGCCTCCTGCTCGCCGCCGTCCTCATCGGCGTCGGCACCGGCCTGATCACACCGCTCGGCTTCGCGGCCCTGGCCTCCGCCACCCCGCCGGAACGGCTCGGACAGACCATGGGCGCGGCCGAACTGGGACGCGAACTGGGCGACGCGGGCGGCCCCTTGCTGGTGGCCACGGTCGCCACGACGGCGACACTGGCGTACGGGTACGCGGCACTGGCGGTGGTACTGGCGGCCGGAACGGCGGTGGTCGCAGCCGCGGGTGTGCGACGCGAGGCACGCGTGACGGAGAGCCGGGACGGCTGA
- a CDS encoding BlaI/MecI/CopY family transcriptional regulator — MAGTTPRGRAERRSPGELESEILATLWATEHALTPAEIQSELGDGLAYNTVHTILRRLHDKDLVLRDADGRRGAYRPVKNAAEMTAEAMHRALDRGPDPIAALQQFVTGLSPEEESALRRLLGDGGA; from the coding sequence ATGGCAGGCACGACCCCTCGCGGCAGAGCCGAGCGACGCAGCCCCGGGGAGCTGGAGAGCGAGATCCTCGCCACCCTCTGGGCCACGGAACACGCCCTCACCCCCGCCGAGATCCAGTCCGAACTCGGCGACGGGCTCGCCTACAACACCGTGCACACCATTCTGCGCCGCCTGCACGACAAGGATCTCGTCCTGCGCGACGCCGACGGACGGCGCGGCGCCTACCGTCCCGTCAAGAACGCCGCCGAGATGACCGCCGAGGCCATGCATCGGGCCCTGGACCGCGGGCCCGACCCGATAGCCGCCCTGCAGCAGTTCGTGACCGGGCTGAGCCCCGAGGAGGAGAGCGCCCTGCGCCGGCTGCTGGGCGACGGCGGTGCGTGA
- a CDS encoding M48 family metalloprotease, which translates to MRIDVYTPLLLSLLLGVAGPRLARFGTPAAAARALTGAAVLTAGACLWALALLTATLAGEALPVVAHARAGGRALPEPVPDAVALLALVVLAVAVGRILRAVRAHRATRRTLRRLCEGHPPGTELVVAASPRPQAFAVPGDPGRILVTSAMLAALRPAERRALLAHERAHLAHRHAFYVHAATLAAAANPLLLPVRGAVAYLVERWADEQAAGAVGDRGTTARALARAALVSHRADCALHFADRAVTRRIAALLSTPPRRLRPVAAAILTVGALAALGAADATGDLLSLLTGGAL; encoded by the coding sequence ATGAGGATCGACGTCTACACCCCGCTGCTGCTGTCGCTGCTGCTCGGCGTGGCCGGTCCGCGGCTCGCCAGGTTCGGGACGCCCGCGGCGGCGGCCCGTGCGCTGACCGGTGCCGCGGTGCTCACCGCAGGCGCCTGTCTGTGGGCCCTCGCGCTGCTGACCGCGACCCTGGCCGGCGAGGCCCTGCCGGTCGTCGCCCACGCCCGCGCCGGTGGCCGCGCGCTGCCCGAGCCGGTTCCGGACGCCGTGGCACTCCTCGCGCTTGTCGTCCTCGCGGTCGCCGTCGGCCGGATCCTGCGCGCGGTCCGGGCTCATCGCGCCACCCGCCGCACCCTGCGCCGGCTGTGCGAGGGCCACCCGCCCGGCACCGAACTCGTTGTCGCCGCCTCGCCGCGACCCCAGGCCTTCGCCGTGCCCGGTGATCCGGGCCGGATCCTGGTCACCAGCGCCATGCTCGCCGCCCTGCGCCCCGCCGAACGCCGGGCCCTGCTCGCCCACGAGCGCGCCCACCTCGCCCACCGGCATGCGTTCTACGTCCACGCGGCGACCCTGGCCGCGGCGGCGAACCCGCTGCTCCTGCCGGTCCGCGGGGCCGTCGCCTACCTGGTGGAACGCTGGGCCGACGAACAGGCCGCCGGCGCGGTCGGCGACCGCGGCACCACGGCCCGCGCCCTGGCCCGAGCCGCCCTGGTCTCCCACCGCGCCGACTGCGCCCTGCACTTCGCCGACCGCGCCGTCACCCGCCGCATCGCCGCCCTCCTGAGCACCCCACCGCGCCGCCTGCGTCCCGTCGCCGCGGCCATCCTGACCGTGGGCGCCCTGGCCGCCCTGGGAGCGGCGGACGCCACGGGGGATCTACTGAGCCTGCTGACGGGAGGGGCACTGTAG
- a CDS encoding phosphatase PAP2 family protein, producing MTALAFGGASVDGGLYLWITGLALDSPHVVDTTVAVWSDYGLALFGVLMLAAWWRARGAGQARMVRSLAAPVIVVLCYVADVLVKSAVAENRPCRMLHTVTVEACPAVGDWSFPSNHAVIAGAAAVVVALTDRTLGRVAAVAALLMAVSRVWIGVHYPHDVAVGLAFGALLAWPLMLLADRGAPLVERAAGTRFGELVTGAQSGG from the coding sequence ATGACTGCCCTCGCGTTCGGCGGCGCCTCGGTCGACGGCGGCCTCTACCTCTGGATCACCGGTCTGGCCCTTGACTCGCCGCACGTCGTGGACACCACGGTCGCCGTCTGGTCCGACTACGGCCTCGCCCTGTTCGGCGTGCTGATGCTCGCCGCCTGGTGGCGGGCCCGCGGCGCGGGGCAGGCCCGGATGGTCCGGTCGCTGGCGGCCCCCGTGATCGTCGTGCTCTGCTACGTCGCCGACGTCCTGGTCAAGTCGGCCGTCGCCGAGAACAGACCCTGCCGCATGCTGCACACCGTCACCGTCGAGGCGTGCCCGGCGGTGGGCGACTGGTCCTTCCCCAGCAACCACGCGGTGATCGCCGGAGCCGCGGCGGTGGTCGTGGCCCTGACGGACCGGACGCTGGGCCGGGTCGCGGCCGTGGCCGCCCTCCTGATGGCCGTCTCCCGGGTCTGGATCGGCGTGCACTATCCGCACGACGTCGCGGTGGGGCTCGCGTTCGGCGCCCTGCTCGCGTGGCCGCTGATGCTGCTGGCGGACCGCGGGGCGCCCTTGGTGGAACGGGCGGCCGGGACCAGGTTCGGGGAACTGGTGACGGGCGCGCAGAGCGGTGGCTGA
- a CDS encoding phosphatase PAP2 family protein: MNEAWRAVRSGTVRAGVLCAALFGCLAVLVGVRHGSPLPGDGAVHTWAIGHRPPVAQALARGITATGTGIWPYLVVAVAGLIAGRDAGERLRTVPCALAVLLAGQLLREAVMESFARARPDPADWAAYASGYAFPSGHTTTSALAAGLLCWAVTRRSRPDLARTTCVLAVCWAAAVGATRVYLGVHWTSDVLGGWLLATAWLSLCGWGLTRWRPRWWRPAGDSGPTPRDTEPPRTPAAPSRPSPEPPPAPTSPED, from the coding sequence GTGAACGAGGCGTGGCGGGCGGTGCGGTCCGGGACGGTCCGGGCCGGAGTCCTGTGTGCCGCGTTGTTCGGATGCCTCGCGGTCCTGGTGGGCGTACGGCACGGGTCCCCGCTGCCCGGGGACGGGGCCGTGCACACGTGGGCCATCGGACACCGGCCACCGGTCGCGCAGGCCCTCGCACGGGGCATCACCGCGACCGGGACGGGAATCTGGCCGTACCTGGTCGTCGCCGTGGCCGGGCTGATCGCGGGGCGGGACGCCGGGGAGCGGTTGAGGACGGTGCCGTGCGCCCTCGCCGTGCTGCTCGCCGGGCAACTGCTGCGAGAAGCGGTGATGGAGTCCTTCGCGCGGGCCAGGCCCGACCCGGCCGACTGGGCCGCGTACGCCTCCGGGTACGCCTTCCCCTCCGGCCACACCACGACCTCCGCCCTCGCCGCGGGCCTGCTCTGCTGGGCCGTCACCCGCCGTTCGCGCCCCGACCTGGCGCGTACGACCTGTGTGCTCGCGGTGTGCTGGGCGGCCGCCGTCGGAGCGACCCGGGTCTACCTCGGCGTGCACTGGACCAGTGACGTCCTCGGGGGCTGGCTGCTCGCCACCGCCTGGCTGAGCCTGTGCGGCTGGGGTCTGACCCGGTGGCGGCCGCGGTGGTGGCGGCCGGCCGGGGACTCCGGTCCGACGCCGCGGGACACCGAACCGCCGCGGACACCCGCGGCGCCCTCCCGGCCCTCACCGGAACCCCCGCCCGCGCCGACGTCCCCGGAAGACTGA
- a CDS encoding lysylphosphatidylglycerol synthase domain-containing protein yields the protein MSTPAGPSTSVGRRLPWQSLLGVTVAAGAAGLAVRHWPVLDAGADRLAVADRGWLSLAALLSVLTWGCAALALQGAVREALPVRRLVAAQFAASAANHVLPAGLGAGAVNVRFLMRCGLPPGRAATALAVKGAAGTVVRGALIAGLAMAWPGTLRAPAVGRLPLLVGAGAAVAVAGAALLLRTRLRRGLACAVADVRGVHERPGRAVALWGGSLLFAALHTGVVLAVVRALDVPLPAGRVALAYLAASSAAVLLPTPGGLGSLDAALAWSLTAAGAPAGVSVSAVIGYRLLTVWLPLVPGLLVLGGLVRARAL from the coding sequence ATGAGCACGCCGGCCGGCCCGTCCACGAGTGTCGGCCGGCGGCTGCCGTGGCAGAGCCTGCTGGGGGTCACGGTGGCAGCGGGGGCCGCGGGGCTCGCCGTACGGCACTGGCCGGTGCTGGACGCGGGAGCGGACCGGCTGGCCGTCGCCGACCGCGGCTGGCTGTCGCTCGCCGCCCTGCTCAGCGTGCTGACCTGGGGATGCGCGGCGCTCGCGCTGCAGGGGGCGGTACGGGAGGCACTGCCCGTACGCCGGCTGGTGGCTGCGCAGTTCGCTGCGTCCGCGGCGAACCACGTGCTGCCCGCCGGACTGGGCGCCGGTGCGGTCAACGTGCGCTTCCTGATGCGGTGCGGACTGCCGCCCGGCCGCGCCGCGACGGCTCTCGCGGTGAAGGGCGCGGCGGGCACCGTGGTCCGGGGTGCTCTGATCGCGGGGCTCGCCATGGCCTGGCCCGGGACCCTGCGGGCGCCGGCGGTGGGCCGGTTGCCGCTGCTCGTGGGCGCGGGGGCCGCGGTGGCGGTCGCCGGTGCGGCCCTGTTGCTGCGGACCCGGCTGCGGCGCGGACTGGCCTGCGCGGTGGCCGATGTGCGCGGTGTGCACGAGCGTCCGGGGCGGGCGGTGGCCCTGTGGGGTGGCTCGCTGCTGTTCGCCGCGCTGCACACGGGCGTCGTCCTGGCCGTCGTACGGGCCCTGGACGTGCCTCTTCCGGCCGGGCGGGTGGCCCTCGCGTATCTCGCCGCGAGCAGCGCCGCCGTACTGCTGCCGACCCCGGGTGGGCTCGGTTCCCTGGACGCCGCGCTCGCCTGGTCGTTGACGGCGGCCGGGGCGCCGGCGGGGGTCAGCGTGTCGGCGGTCATCGGCTACCGGCTGCTGACCGTGTGGCTTCCCCTGGTGCCGGGGTTGCTGGTGCTGGGCGGGCTGGTGCGCGCCAGGGCCCTGTGA
- a CDS encoding metalloregulator ArsR/SmtB family transcription factor: MGHGAAAAQDVTERVRLDAGNVAKVATTLQALSTPSRLLILARLREGPLPATELAAEVGMEQSACSHQLRLLRNLGLVVGERRGRSVVYALHDHHVAELLDQAVYHVEHLRLGISDAGE, encoded by the coding sequence ATGGGTCATGGAGCCGCCGCCGCGCAGGACGTCACCGAGCGCGTCCGTCTGGACGCGGGCAACGTCGCCAAGGTGGCGACCACGCTTCAGGCCCTGTCGACACCTTCCAGGCTGCTGATCCTCGCACGACTGCGCGAGGGGCCGCTGCCGGCCACCGAGCTGGCGGCCGAGGTGGGGATGGAACAGTCCGCGTGCTCGCACCAGTTGCGGCTGCTGCGGAACCTGGGCCTGGTCGTCGGTGAGCGCCGCGGGCGGTCGGTGGTCTACGCGCTGCACGACCACCATGTCGCCGAGCTCCTGGACCAGGCCGTGTACCACGTCGAGCACCTGCGGCTGGGGATCAGTGACGCCGGGGAGTGA